The sequence GGCGCTCGTGCGTCTGCAGCGCATCCTGCTGCTGCGCGAGCTCGGTCTCGGCCTGCCCCAGATCGCAGAGGCGCTCGACCGCGAGCCCGCCGGCTCGAATGGCCGGGAGCGGGGCACGTCGAGATCATCCGAAGCCCGCGCGCTCGAGACCCACCTGGTGTGGCTGCGGCAGGAGCAGGAGCGGCTGGCGCGCCAGATCGCGTCGGTCGAGAACACCATCACGGCACTGAGAGGAGGTGAAGAACTGATGGCAGAGAACATGTTCGACGGTTTCGACCACACCCAGTACAGGGAGGAGGTCGAGCAGCGCTGGGGCACGAAGGCCTACGCCGACAGCGACCGCTGGTGGCGCTCGATGAGCGCCGACGAGAAGGCCGCGTGGCAGCAGCGGGTGTCCGACCTCGGTCGCGATTGGATCGCGGCCGCCGAGGCGGGCGTCGCCCCCGACAGCGACGAGGCGCAGGCGCTGGCCAAGCGCCATGTCGAGTGGCTCACGGGCGTGCCCGGCACACCCGCCGCCGCCCCCGGCGGCGACGTCAAGGGCTACGTCATCGGCCTCGGCGAGATGTACGTGGCCGACCCGCGCTTCGGCGCGAACTACGCGACGAGCCAGGGCGGCACCGCCGGTGCCGAGTTCGTGCGCGACGCGCTGCGCGTGTACGCAGAGGCGAACCTCTAGAGCCACGGATGCCGCGACCCGGTCGGGTCGCGGCATCCGTGCTCTCCGGCAGGCGGCGTGTCGTCAGGTGTTGCGACTGCCGCTGATGACCCGGAAGAGGAACGCGATGAGCGCGATGACTCCGACGATGAGCGCGACCCACAGCAGCCAGCTCAGCGCCGAGTTGAGGCCGCCGACGATCGCAAGGATGATCGCGACGACGATGATGATGATCAGGGCGAGGTTCATAGGAGTCACTCCTTCTGTGTCGTCGATGCACGGGAGCGCATCGGGTGCCTCGTGGGCACATTCCGAGAGTGGCACCAGCGGGGGTGCGGTCGTAGGGGCTTGACGCGCTTCCCGCGGCGGTGATAGCTGCGCGAGGCCCGCTTTCTGCCGGAGCGGTGGATAATCGCGCCCCGCCGCCGTGTCAAGCCCCGTGATCGGCCTGTCCCGCCGCCGTAGCGTCGCGGCATGAGCACATCCGCGCCGACCGATCCGACCGACAAGCACCACGCCGGCGGGTTCCCCTCGCAGGAGCAGGACCAGCCCGGCCTCACCGACGAGATGCGGCCGACACCGGACCACGGCGAACGCACCTACCAGGGTTCGCTGCGGCTGAGCGAGCGCCGTGCGCTGATCACCGGCGGCGATTCCGGCATCGGCCGCGCGGTGGCGATCGCGTTCGCCCGCGAGGGCGCCGACGTCGCGCTCACGCACATGCCGGAGGAGCAGGAAGACGCGGACGAGACCGTCCGCTGGGTGAGCGAGGCGGGCGTCAGGTCGCTGCCGCTGGCCGGCGATCTGCGCGAAGAGGCGTTCTGCGCCGAGATCGTGGAGCGCACCGTGGCCGAACTCGGCGGACTCGACATCCTGGTGCTGAACGCGGCCTACCAGAAGGACCGCGACGGCATCGACCGGCTCGAGACGGCGGAGCTCGACCGCGTCTTCCGCACGAACCTGTACGCACAGCTGTTCACCGCGCGGGCGGCGGTCCCGCACCTGAACCCCGGTGCCTCGATCATCGTGACGACGTCGATCCAGGCGTTCAACCCGTCGCCGGGTCTCCTCGACTACGCGATGACGAAGGCGGCGCAGGTGGCGTTCGTGAAGGCGCTCGCGCAGGAGCTCGGGCCGAAGGGCATCCGGGTGAACGGCGTCGCGCCCGGACCCATCTGGACACCGCTCATCCCGGGGACCGGCTGGGACGCCGACCGGCTCGAGTCGTTCGGCCAGGACACCCCGATCGGCCGTGCCGGACAGCCTGCCGAGCTCGCCGGAGCCTACGTGTACCTCGCCGGCGAGGAGGCGTCGTACACGTCCGGCGCCATCCTCCCAGTGACCGGAGGCAAGGGACTGTGACGGCAGAGCGGGATCGATGACGTCCGTGAACGCGGACGACGACGGAAGGAGCAGCGCATGCCCAAGGGACGCGGGTCGAATCTCAAGGACCGCGAGCTGTACGAAGAGCTGCGAGAGGACGGGGCTTCCAAAGAGAAGGCGGCGCGCATCTCGAACGCGGCCGCGAGCCAGGGGCGCAAGAAGGTCGGCAGCCGCGGCGGCAGCGCCAAGGACTACGACGACCGCACCGTGCCCGAGCTGCGCAAACGCGCGAAGGAACTCGGCCTCACGGGATACTCGAGCAAGAACAAGTCCGAGCTCATCTCGATGCTGCGCAACCACTGAGCGGACGCCGCGCACCGGCATCCGGGCTCGTCGAAGGGGGTGACGGATGCCGCGACTCGCGCGCGTGCGCCCCCACCACGATCCCGGGTTCCGGCGCGTGCGTGCGGGCTCCGGATTCCGCTACCTCGATGCGAAGGGGCGCAGCCCCGGCGCCGGGCACGTCGATCGCATCCACGCGCTGGTGATCCCGCCGGCGTGGGAGGACGTCTGGATCAGCGCCCGCCCCGACGGGCACATCCAGGCGGTCGGCACCGATGACGCCGGACGCCGCCAGTACCTCTACCACCCGCAGTGGACGGCCGGCCGCGACCGGGGCAAGTTCGCGCGGGCGCTCGCGCTCGCCGAGACGCTGCCGCGCGCCCGCGCCGCGTCACCACGTCGCTGCGGCGCGGCGCGCTCGATCGCGAGCGGGTGCTGGCGGTGTCGTTCCGCCTGCTCGATCAGGCGGCTCCGCGCATCGGGTCCGAGCGCTACCTCGCCGCGCACGGCAGCCGGGGCCTGACGACCCTGCAGCGACGGGATGCCTCGGTGCAGGGTTCCGTGGTCACCCTGTCGTTCCCCGGCAAGAGCGGCAAGCGGCAGCTGATCGAGATCGACGACGCCGACCTCGCCGAGGTCGTCGCGCTGCTGGCCGCCGGCCGGCCGCGGTCGGCGCTGCTCGCGTGGGAGCGGGGGCGACGGCGGGTGGCGCTGACGCCGGCCGAGGTGAACGCCTTCGTGCGGGCGCTCACCGGCGGGTCGTTCACCGCGAAGGACTTCCGGACGCTGCGCGGGACGATCCTCGCGGCCGAGGCGCTCGCACGCATCGGCACGGTCGACACCGCGCGCGACCGCAAGCGCGCCGAGCAGCTGGCGGTGCGCGCCACCGCCGAGGCGCTCGGCAACACGCCCGCGGTCGCGCGGGGGTCTTACATCGACCCGCGGGTGTTCGCGCGATACCGCGACGGTCATCTGCTCGACCTGTCGATCTCGCCCGAGTCGGCGATCCGCGCGCTGCTGCGCCCCGGAACCTCCGGCCGCTGACCGCTTCGGCGCGTTCGTCTCGCTTCGGCGCGTTTCGTCTCGCTTCGCTCGCTCAACGACCGGAAGCGCGGTTCGGGGGGGAGAGAGAGGAGCCCGCCCGCGCGACGGCCCCTCCGGTCGTTGCGCGAGCGAGGGACGAGCGAGACGAAACGCCGTTCGGGAGCCGGGTACCGTGAATCCATGCCCCAGCCGATCGACGCCCGCGTGCTCGCGTACGTGGCGGCCGGCGGGACGATCGGGGTCCTCGCCCGCGCGGCGATCGTCGCGCCGCTGGGCGACGCCGCCGTCGTGCCCTGGGTCACCCTCGCCGTCAACGCGACGGGGTCGCTGCTGCTCGGCATCGTCGTCGGCTGGCTCGACGATCGGCGCCCGCGCGCTCGCGCGTTCCTCGGCACGGGGGTGCTGGGCGGGTTCACCACCTACAGCGCGTTCGCGGTCGAGACGGCGCTGTGGCTCTCGACGCCGGTGCTCGCGGTCGGGCTGGCCGCGGCATCCGTCGTCGGCGGAGTCGCCGCCGCGATCGTCGGGCTCTTCATCGGGCGCCGGATCGTGGACCGCCCGGGCGAGG comes from Microbacterium cremeum and encodes:
- a CDS encoding MerR family transcriptional regulator; its protein translation is MDHDREWSIQHIAKLAGTTSRTLRHYDDIGLLAPSSIGHNGYRYYDRAALVRLQRILLLRELGLGLPQIAEALDREPAGSNGRERGTSRSSEARALETHLVWLRQEQERLARQIASVENTITALRGGEELMAENMFDGFDHTQYREEVEQRWGTKAYADSDRWWRSMSADEKAAWQQRVSDLGRDWIAAAEAGVAPDSDEAQALAKRHVEWLTGVPGTPAAAPGGDVKGYVIGLGEMYVADPRFGANYATSQGGTAGAEFVRDALRVYAEANL
- a CDS encoding SDR family oxidoreductase, yielding MSTSAPTDPTDKHHAGGFPSQEQDQPGLTDEMRPTPDHGERTYQGSLRLSERRALITGGDSGIGRAVAIAFAREGADVALTHMPEEQEDADETVRWVSEAGVRSLPLAGDLREEAFCAEIVERTVAELGGLDILVLNAAYQKDRDGIDRLETAELDRVFRTNLYAQLFTARAAVPHLNPGASIIVTTSIQAFNPSPGLLDYAMTKAAQVAFVKALAQELGPKGIRVNGVAPGPIWTPLIPGTGWDADRLESFGQDTPIGRAGQPAELAGAYVYLAGEEASYTSGAILPVTGGKGL
- a CDS encoding DUF7218 family protein; this translates as MPKGRGSNLKDRELYEELREDGASKEKAARISNAAASQGRKKVGSRGGSAKDYDDRTVPELRKRAKELGLTGYSSKNKSELISMLRNH
- a CDS encoding fluoride efflux transporter FluC: MPQPIDARVLAYVAAGGTIGVLARAAIVAPLGDAAVVPWVTLAVNATGSLLLGIVVGWLDDRRPRARAFLGTGVLGGFTTYSAFAVETALWLSTPVLAVGLAAASVVGGVAAAIVGLFIGRRIVDRPGEVEPPETAE